A stretch of Deinococcus roseus DNA encodes these proteins:
- a CDS encoding transglycosylase domain-containing protein, with the protein MHWFMRFLSWFFRFTLLLMLLGIVGLGITFYRWQPELKKVSTLQNLKYAGRATLLDSEGRVVKVVAVTAEGHVQPARKFLTPSQISPWLQKAVVASEDVRFFEHQGIDLKGLSRALWKTLSGDTEGGSTITQQVVKNTLLAELHGARTLERKLKEAFFALEVENEFSKEEILNLYLNLIYWGKARNDLIGVQDAARAYFNKNAVDLNLAESVYLALLLPTPARYLDYPAYRPLMKDLLSRMVEKGTLTQHEADQAWRYPLQPAGWTVKYDKKGKLLAAKLTDRQARKKNFPQPEHHYADAFLDEVERELVQHVRIRDFYTSDIRVYTTLNRKAQLAAETASQKAVLPAGATLGMALLDPLTGDVQALVGQKLNDGVFEEWNHATRSRRQVGSSIKPLLYTLALQKGWQQSDTVLDAPLQGKYQPQNYSGTSTGEPIMLRRALDHSLNLPTLHLLEKIGVEDFKKKLTLLGLQPDPQAGLAIGIGALEATPLDMAAAYAPFVNGGMYRAPRFITQITMNGAVLKKVRLSKPVRVWSEPVAYLGWDMIRGVVNDLTPQQGGLGWKARIPGWQVGGKTGTTNEVKDLWFVGTTPKLTGAVWVGKNDNTPMPKTAYSGTISAPIWQQAVSLALQNEKTIVVDRPRNLVTREVTGLEMAFYQPKGQLHALVAVKPVKPAAKPISTKTQQSTPQKVYRPIKTPAAVSATQLQMQRLAEARKRAAWARQQELQRQAAAQKQALLRQQALQQQAAARQKQRLVAQREQQRRTLRTETLQAQAAFLKRQQRKVQIAQALNARTSKQFAKQYNKIRKQNKH; encoded by the coding sequence ATGCATTGGTTTATGCGTTTTTTAAGCTGGTTTTTTCGCTTCACGCTGCTTTTGATGTTGCTGGGCATTGTGGGACTGGGCATCACCTTTTACCGCTGGCAACCCGAACTGAAAAAAGTCAGCACCCTGCAGAACCTGAAATACGCTGGCCGGGCCACCCTGCTGGACAGTGAAGGCCGGGTGGTCAAGGTGGTGGCCGTGACTGCCGAGGGCCATGTGCAACCTGCCCGCAAATTCCTGACCCCCAGCCAGATCAGCCCCTGGCTGCAAAAAGCGGTGGTGGCCAGCGAGGATGTGCGTTTCTTTGAGCACCAGGGCATTGACCTGAAAGGCCTGTCCCGTGCGCTCTGGAAAACCCTCTCCGGGGACACCGAGGGGGGAAGCACCATCACCCAGCAGGTGGTCAAGAACACCCTGCTGGCAGAGCTGCATGGTGCACGCACCCTGGAACGCAAGCTCAAAGAAGCGTTCTTTGCCCTGGAAGTGGAAAACGAATTCTCCAAAGAAGAGATCCTGAACCTGTACCTCAACCTGATCTACTGGGGCAAGGCCCGCAATGACCTGATCGGGGTGCAGGACGCAGCCAGAGCGTATTTCAACAAGAACGCTGTGGACCTCAATCTGGCCGAAAGTGTGTACCTCGCCCTCCTGCTGCCCACTCCGGCCCGTTACCTGGATTACCCGGCTTACCGTCCCCTGATGAAAGACCTGCTGTCCAGAATGGTGGAAAAAGGCACCCTCACCCAGCATGAAGCCGATCAGGCCTGGCGTTACCCTTTGCAACCCGCTGGCTGGACCGTCAAATACGACAAAAAAGGCAAACTGCTGGCCGCAAAACTGACCGACCGGCAAGCCCGCAAAAAGAATTTCCCTCAACCTGAACACCATTACGCAGATGCCTTCCTGGATGAGGTGGAACGGGAACTGGTGCAGCATGTCAGGATCAGGGATTTCTACACCTCGGACATCCGGGTGTACACCACCCTGAACCGCAAAGCCCAGCTTGCTGCTGAAACCGCCAGCCAGAAAGCTGTTTTGCCTGCAGGCGCAACCCTGGGCATGGCCCTGCTGGACCCCCTGACCGGAGATGTGCAGGCCCTGGTGGGTCAGAAACTGAACGATGGGGTCTTTGAGGAATGGAACCACGCCACCCGTTCCAGACGGCAGGTGGGCAGTTCCATCAAACCCCTGCTTTACACCCTGGCCCTGCAAAAAGGCTGGCAGCAGAGCGACACCGTGCTGGATGCCCCTCTGCAAGGCAAATACCAGCCCCAGAACTACAGCGGCACCTCCACCGGGGAACCCATCATGCTCAGGCGCGCCCTGGACCACAGCCTGAATTTGCCCACCCTGCACCTGCTGGAAAAAATCGGGGTGGAGGACTTCAAGAAGAAATTGACCCTGCTGGGTTTGCAGCCAGACCCTCAGGCAGGGCTTGCCATTGGGATTGGAGCACTGGAAGCCACACCCCTGGACATGGCAGCGGCCTACGCGCCTTTTGTGAACGGTGGAATGTACCGTGCGCCCCGTTTCATCACCCAGATCACCATGAACGGGGCGGTGCTGAAAAAAGTGCGTCTGAGCAAACCCGTGCGGGTCTGGAGCGAACCCGTGGCCTACCTGGGCTGGGACATGATCCGGGGTGTGGTCAACGACCTGACCCCACAACAGGGCGGCCTGGGCTGGAAAGCCAGGATTCCTGGCTGGCAGGTGGGCGGCAAAACGGGAACCACCAACGAGGTCAAAGATTTGTGGTTTGTGGGCACCACCCCGAAACTGACCGGAGCTGTATGGGTGGGCAAAAACGACAACACCCCCATGCCAAAAACGGCCTACAGCGGCACCATCTCGGCCCCGATCTGGCAGCAGGCAGTGTCTCTGGCCCTGCAAAATGAAAAAACCATTGTGGTGGACAGACCCAGAAACCTGGTCACCCGTGAAGTCACCGGACTGGAAATGGCCTTTTATCAGCCCAAAGGGCAGCTGCACGCTCTGGTGGCTGTGAAACCTGTGAAACCAGCTGCAAAACCCATCTCAACAAAAACACAACAAAGCACCCCTCAAAAGGTTTATCGTCCGATCAAAACCCCTGCTGCTGTCTCTGCAACCCAGCTTCAAATGCAACGTCTGGCAGAAGCCCGCAAAAGGGCAGCATGGGCCAGACAACAGGAATTGCAAAGGCAGGCCGCAGCCCAGAAACAGGCCCTTCTGAGACAGCAGGCCTTGCAACAACAGGCCGCAGCAAGGCAAAAACAACGGCTGGTGGCCCAGAGGGAACAGCAACGCCGCACCCTCCGAACCGAAACCCTCCAGGCCCAGGCGGCTTTCCTGAAACGCCAGCAACGCAAAGTCCAGATTGCTCAGGCCCTGAATGCCAGAACCAGCAAGCAGTTTGCCAAGCAGTACAACAAGATCCGCAAGCAAAACAAACACTGA
- a CDS encoding alpha/beta hydrolase: MKLDILHQPAAQKRHSTPILLVHGLWAGTWAWKENFMPYLSQAGYDVYAVSLRGHENSEGKERLQTTRLGEYVQDVQQAVSSLPEKPILIGHSNGGIVVQKYLQQHTLPAAVLLGTMPISGSLMTFLRGLKNDPALFLKVTFTFNLQHLVGTPERARTAFFSSTLPADKVNRYFGQMNRESFVAFLDTLFVQMDPRKMKTPLLVLGAENDFFFTPAQVQQTAKAYGTTAHIFPNMAHAMMLEDGWQQVADHILKWLDTQPAAR, encoded by the coding sequence ATGAAACTGGACATCCTGCATCAACCAGCCGCACAAAAGCGCCACTCCACCCCCATTCTGCTGGTGCATGGCCTGTGGGCTGGAACCTGGGCCTGGAAGGAAAATTTCATGCCTTACCTCTCCCAGGCGGGCTATGACGTGTACGCTGTGAGCCTGCGCGGCCACGAGAACAGCGAAGGCAAGGAGCGCCTGCAAACCACCCGACTGGGTGAATACGTGCAGGACGTGCAGCAAGCAGTGTCCTCGTTGCCAGAGAAGCCCATCCTGATCGGGCATTCCAATGGCGGCATCGTGGTGCAGAAATACCTGCAACAGCACACCCTGCCTGCTGCGGTGCTGCTGGGAACCATGCCCATTTCTGGATCCCTGATGACCTTCCTGAGGGGCCTGAAAAACGATCCTGCCCTGTTTTTAAAAGTCACTTTCACCTTCAACTTGCAACATCTGGTGGGCACCCCTGAACGGGCCAGAACGGCTTTTTTCTCCAGCACCCTGCCTGCAGACAAAGTCAACCGCTATTTTGGCCAGATGAACCGGGAATCTTTTGTGGCTTTCCTGGACACCCTGTTTGTGCAGATGGATCCCAGAAAGATGAAAACCCCCCTGCTGGTGCTGGGGGCAGAAAATGATTTTTTCTTCACGCCTGCACAGGTGCAGCAAACAGCAAAAGCTTATGGCACTACTGCCCACATCTTCCCCAACATGGCGCATGCCATGATGCTGGAAGACGGCTGGCAGCAGGTGGCAGACCACATCCTGAAGTGGCTGGACACCCAGCCTGCTGCACGCTGA
- a CDS encoding type I restriction-modification system subunit M, producing MTLPFAVTQDEINKILWKACDTFRGTIDPSEYKDYILVMLFLKYISDTWLEHYEELKAQYGDDPELLQRKLERERFFLPEGKSYYDLYSQRDRENLGELINTALDAIEEKNKKLEGVFRNIDFNSESKLGQTRERNVRLKNLLQDFADPRLDLRPSRIGNMDVIGNAYEYLISNFAAGAGKKAGEFYTPAEVSELLAELMHPQPGERIYDPTCGSGSLLIKTGNQLIQKGIKDFSLYGQDINGSTWALSKMNMFLHGLDSARIEWGDTIRNPKHLADEKTLMRFDVVVANPPFSLDKWGAEDAASDEFRRFHRGVPPKSKGDYAFISHIIESLNPQKGRAGIVVPHGVLFRGSSEGTIRQKLIEENLLDAVIGLPSNLFFGTGIPAAVLVFRQGKTDTNTLFIDASRAYQEGKNQNKLRDTDIHKIVETYLNRTEIEKYSKLASLQDIRENDYNLNIPRYVDTFEEEEEIDVAAVQQEIEQLEQELQETRVKMQGYLRELGLV from the coding sequence ATGACCTTGCCTTTCGCTGTGACCCAAGATGAAATCAACAAGATCCTCTGGAAGGCCTGCGACACCTTCCGGGGCACCATCGATCCGAGCGAGTACAAAGATTACATCCTGGTCATGCTGTTCCTGAAGTACATCAGTGACACCTGGCTGGAGCATTACGAAGAGCTGAAAGCCCAGTATGGGGATGATCCCGAGCTTCTGCAGCGCAAACTGGAACGGGAACGCTTTTTCCTGCCAGAAGGAAAAAGCTACTACGACCTGTACAGCCAGCGGGACAGAGAGAATCTGGGTGAACTGATCAACACTGCACTGGACGCCATTGAAGAGAAGAACAAGAAGCTCGAAGGGGTCTTTCGGAACATCGACTTCAACAGCGAGAGCAAACTGGGCCAGACCCGTGAACGCAATGTGCGCCTGAAGAACCTGTTGCAGGATTTTGCAGACCCCAGGCTGGACCTGAGGCCCTCCAGAATTGGCAACATGGACGTGATCGGGAACGCCTACGAGTACCTGATTTCCAACTTTGCTGCAGGGGCAGGCAAAAAAGCTGGTGAATTCTACACCCCTGCAGAAGTCTCCGAACTGCTGGCGGAACTGATGCACCCGCAGCCTGGAGAGCGCATCTATGACCCCACCTGCGGAAGTGGGTCGCTCCTGATCAAGACTGGAAACCAGCTGATTCAGAAAGGGATCAAGGACTTCAGTCTGTACGGGCAGGACATCAACGGGTCCACCTGGGCACTCTCCAAAATGAACATGTTCCTGCATGGGCTGGACAGTGCCCGCATCGAGTGGGGAGACACCATCCGCAACCCCAAACACCTTGCAGACGAAAAGACCCTGATGCGGTTTGATGTGGTGGTGGCAAACCCGCCCTTCTCACTGGACAAGTGGGGGGCAGAGGATGCCGCCAGCGACGAGTTCCGGCGGTTTCACCGGGGGGTGCCTCCGAAAAGCAAAGGGGATTATGCCTTCATCTCGCACATCATTGAGTCGCTGAATCCGCAGAAAGGGCGGGCAGGGATTGTGGTGCCGCACGGGGTGCTGTTTCGGGGCAGCAGCGAAGGCACCATCCGGCAGAAACTCATTGAAGAGAACCTGCTTGATGCGGTGATCGGGCTTCCCAGCAACCTCTTTTTCGGCACAGGCATTCCTGCTGCGGTGCTGGTCTTCCGGCAGGGCAAGACCGACACGAACACCCTGTTCATTGATGCCAGCAGGGCGTATCAGGAAGGCAAAAACCAGAACAAACTCCGGGACACAGACATCCATAAAATCGTGGAAACGTATCTGAACCGCACAGAGATTGAGAAATACTCCAAGCTTGCAAGCCTGCAGGACATTCGGGAGAACGACTACAACCTGAACATCCCGAGGTACGTGGACACCTTCGAGGAAGAAGAGGAAATTGATGTGGCTGCTGTCCAACAGGAGATTGAACAGCTGGAGCAGGAGTTGCAGGAGACTCGGGTGAAGATGCAGGGGTATCTGCGGGAATTGGGGCTGGTGTGA
- a CDS encoding restriction endonuclease subunit S, with amino-acid sequence MGKEIYPSSVQPGLPRLSSPPREWVQVSYRDVLYEVKRPIKLLSDKQYKLITVKRNRGGVFPREDLFGSEVKTPTQFIVKSGDFVISNRQIVHGACGVVPDFLDNSVISNEYTILHSNEKMNIHFFRFFAHSIYFQQTCFHSSIGVDVEKMVFKLEKWFDWEFNLPPLPEQQKIAEILGTWDTAIEQLESLIEKKQLLKRGLMQKLLTGKVRFREFEGEEWKLQPLIEVASIQTGLAKGKKDLINTVKRPYLRVANVQDGYLDLEEIKYIEVESDKIDRYSLQYRDVLLTEGGDADKLGRGHIWKSEIRECLHQNHIFVVRTNKKILLPEFFNYLTSSDYGKNYFLSCAKQSTNLASINSTQLKEFPVLLPSIGEQEKIVSVFENWDSELMKSIAQLEALKTQKLGLMQQLLTGKCRV; translated from the coding sequence ATGGGTAAGGAAATATATCCGAGTAGTGTGCAGCCTGGCCTTCCAAGACTCTCTTCTCCACCTAGGGAATGGGTACAAGTGAGTTATAGGGATGTTCTTTATGAGGTTAAAAGGCCTATCAAACTGCTGAGCGATAAACAATATAAACTGATCACGGTAAAACGCAATAGGGGAGGGGTGTTCCCGAGAGAAGATCTTTTTGGGTCTGAAGTAAAAACGCCAACTCAATTTATTGTAAAATCAGGAGATTTTGTTATTTCTAATCGACAGATTGTTCATGGTGCTTGTGGAGTTGTGCCGGATTTTTTGGATAATTCTGTTATTTCAAATGAGTATACAATTCTGCATTCAAATGAAAAAATGAATATTCATTTTTTCAGATTTTTTGCTCATTCAATATATTTTCAACAAACTTGTTTTCACTCTAGTATTGGAGTAGATGTTGAAAAAATGGTATTCAAACTTGAGAAGTGGTTTGATTGGGAGTTCAACCTTCCCCCCCTCCCAGAGCAGCAAAAAATCGCTGAAATCCTGGGCACCTGGGACACAGCCATAGAACAACTGGAATCCCTGATCGAGAAAAAGCAACTGCTCAAGCGTGGGCTCATGCAGAAATTGCTCACTGGGAAGGTGCGGTTTCGGGAGTTTGAGGGAGAGGAGTGGAAATTGCAGCCACTGATTGAGGTGGCTAGTATTCAGACGGGACTTGCAAAAGGAAAAAAGGATCTTATTAACACAGTAAAGAGACCATATCTTAGAGTTGCTAATGTTCAAGATGGCTATCTTGACCTAGAAGAAATAAAGTATATTGAGGTTGAAAGTGATAAAATTGATCGTTATTCTTTGCAATATCGAGATGTGCTTTTGACCGAAGGAGGAGATGCTGATAAATTAGGAAGAGGACATATTTGGAAAAGTGAAATACGTGAATGTTTGCATCAAAATCATATTTTTGTTGTTAGAACAAATAAAAAAATTTTGCTGCCAGAATTTTTTAATTACTTGACATCTAGTGATTATGGTAAAAACTATTTTTTGTCATGCGCAAAACAGAGTACTAATTTGGCTAGTATTAATTCGACTCAACTGAAAGAATTTCCCGTATTGCTCCCTTCTATTGGGGAACAGGAAAAAATCGTGTCTGTTTTTGAAAACTGGGACTCTGAGCTAATGAAATCAATTGCTCAGCTCGAAGCCCTCAAAACGCAAAAGCTCGGGCTGATGCAGCAGTTGCTGACGGGGAAGTGCAGGGTTTGA
- a CDS encoding endonuclease domain-containing protein, with protein MGQSRWYRNYNPALNQRAQRMRWKSTPAESLLWNGVLKHLPVRFLRQRVIGNYIADFYCARLRLIIEVDGAQHYTPEGLAYDAIRTAFFEGQGIRVIRFTNREVMRSLPVVKGKIEALVEDPPLHALLASDPLEKG; from the coding sequence ATGGGACAATCCCGCTGGTATCGAAACTACAACCCAGCCCTCAACCAGAGGGCACAGAGAATGCGCTGGAAAAGCACCCCTGCAGAAAGCTTGCTGTGGAATGGTGTCCTGAAACACCTCCCTGTACGCTTCCTCCGGCAGAGGGTCATTGGAAATTACATTGCAGATTTCTACTGTGCAAGACTTCGCCTGATCATCGAAGTGGATGGAGCACAGCATTACACCCCCGAAGGGCTGGCTTACGATGCCATCCGAACGGCCTTCTTTGAAGGACAGGGGATTCGGGTGATCCGCTTCACCAACCGGGAAGTCATGCGGTCCCTGCCTGTTGTGAAAGGGAAGATTGAGGCACTGGTTGAGGATCCCCCGTTGCACGCTCTGCTTGCAAGCGACCCCTTGGAGAAGGGGTGA
- a CDS encoding type I restriction endonuclease subunit R → MPSRSGSTRENIISLIPALTLLSTLGYKYLTPSEADALRDHKRSGVVLTQVLREQLAKLNRFEFKGNHYPFSEANLDLATRELAGLPFESLMSSSMKVYDLLTLGRSMQETIEGYVRSYQLKFIDWQNPENNVYHVSDEFVIERVGSTRTRRPDIVLFVNGIPLVVIECKRPEVGATEGVSQHLRNQKPEEIPHLYPFAQILLSVSQNEALYGATGAAKEYWGFWREEDQDAEDQSLQYYAGAFLVSEAEKHLMSWRSREDQLQMQAIWDARRQYGRREITAQDRLIYSLLRPARLLEIIYGYTLFDNKIKKITRYQQYFAIKETLKRVTRILPDGTREGGVIWHTTGSGKSLTMVMLAKALALEPSIRDPRVILVTDRVDLDDQIYRTFKACQKEVKKADSGRHLLQLLLNNEAQIITTIIDKFDTARTLAQNQTYDSADVFVLIDESHRSQYGSNHEKMKLLLPNACYIGFTGTPLLKKDKSTSQKFGGFIHKYTMNQAVQDGAVVPLRYEGRMSDLRADQQQLDRWFDRITTGLTDDQKADLKKKFHREGELLKANDRIMEIAYDIGQHFNSTFRDTQMKGQFAVSSKEMAIRYKQAFEAFRQVKVEVVISPPDTREGHESTDEMSTPLVQQFWNAMMHNYGDADNYQKSVIEAFKNSDEPEILIVVDKLLTGFDAPRNAVLYLDKKLKEHNILQAIARVNRVFESKDYGLVIDYRGIFGDLTDAMDMYAALEQEGFDLEDIEGTMVDVWEDIQKLPEVHASVWAVFNGVQNKSDHEAMQRHLEPENIRDEFYAALRSYARVMQLAFANGRFIDNTPLAEQRRYKDDLKFFLNLRVVVKQRYGEAVDYSRYEVQIRNLVQKHVGADQVKVIMEPVDITSTVKFEAEIDSIQGEAAKADAIASRIRRTITVNMDEDPTFYRQLSQIIQDVIDEHRAKRLSDLEYLRRIREVLEKAQNKVRDDLPVSLVQRSAAQAYYGIIKETLKDLPITNDQSAEVALQLDDIILRHQVIDWYAKEDVQKAMKNDMEDFLVGFKKRSNVPISFTLMDDIMDRVIQVARNRA, encoded by the coding sequence ATGCCATCCCGTTCAGGCTCCACCCGAGAAAACATCATCAGTCTGATTCCTGCGCTGACCCTCCTGAGCACCCTGGGTTACAAGTACCTGACACCCTCAGAGGCAGATGCTTTGCGGGACCACAAGCGCTCTGGAGTGGTGCTCACCCAGGTTTTGAGGGAACAACTGGCGAAACTGAACCGTTTTGAGTTCAAAGGGAACCATTATCCTTTCAGTGAGGCCAATCTGGATCTGGCAACCCGTGAACTGGCAGGGTTGCCTTTTGAGTCCCTGATGTCTTCCAGCATGAAGGTCTACGACTTGCTCACGCTCGGGCGCAGCATGCAGGAAACCATTGAAGGTTACGTGCGGTCCTACCAGTTGAAGTTTATTGACTGGCAGAACCCGGAGAACAACGTCTATCACGTTTCGGATGAATTTGTGATTGAACGGGTGGGCAGCACCAGAACCCGCAGGCCAGACATCGTGCTTTTTGTGAACGGGATTCCTCTGGTGGTCATCGAGTGCAAGCGTCCAGAAGTCGGGGCAACAGAGGGGGTCAGCCAGCACCTCAGGAACCAGAAACCCGAGGAGATTCCTCACCTGTATCCCTTTGCCCAGATTCTGCTTTCTGTCTCCCAGAACGAGGCCCTTTATGGAGCCACTGGAGCAGCCAAAGAATACTGGGGTTTCTGGAGAGAAGAGGATCAGGATGCAGAGGACCAGTCTCTGCAGTATTACGCTGGTGCTTTTCTGGTCTCAGAAGCGGAGAAGCATCTCATGTCCTGGCGTTCCAGAGAAGATCAATTGCAAATGCAGGCCATCTGGGATGCCAGGCGTCAATATGGGCGCAGAGAGATCACAGCACAGGACAGATTGATCTACAGCCTGCTGCGACCAGCACGCTTGCTGGAAATCATCTACGGGTACACCCTTTTTGACAACAAGATCAAGAAGATCACCCGTTACCAGCAGTATTTTGCCATCAAGGAAACCCTCAAGCGGGTCACGCGCATTCTGCCCGATGGAACCCGTGAGGGAGGGGTGATCTGGCACACCACCGGATCGGGTAAGTCCCTGACCATGGTGATGCTGGCAAAGGCCCTGGCATTGGAGCCTTCCATCAGAGACCCCAGGGTGATTCTGGTGACAGACCGGGTGGACCTTGATGACCAGATTTACCGGACCTTCAAGGCCTGCCAGAAGGAAGTCAAGAAAGCAGACTCGGGCCGCCACCTGCTGCAACTCCTGCTGAACAACGAGGCCCAGATCATCACCACCATCATCGACAAGTTTGATACGGCCCGCACCCTGGCCCAGAACCAGACCTATGATTCTGCGGATGTCTTTGTCCTGATCGATGAATCCCACCGCAGCCAGTACGGCAGCAACCACGAGAAAATGAAACTGCTGCTCCCCAACGCCTGTTACATCGGGTTCACCGGAACACCCCTCCTCAAGAAAGACAAGAGCACGTCCCAGAAGTTCGGCGGGTTCATCCACAAGTACACCATGAATCAGGCGGTGCAGGATGGTGCAGTGGTGCCCCTCAGGTACGAGGGCCGCATGAGTGACCTGCGTGCAGACCAGCAACAACTCGACCGCTGGTTTGACCGCATCACCACAGGCCTCACCGATGACCAGAAGGCCGACCTGAAAAAGAAATTCCACCGGGAAGGGGAACTCCTGAAAGCCAACGATCGGATCATGGAGATTGCCTACGACATCGGGCAGCACTTCAACAGCACCTTTAGAGACACCCAGATGAAAGGCCAGTTCGCTGTTTCCAGCAAGGAAATGGCAATCCGGTACAAGCAGGCTTTTGAAGCGTTCAGACAGGTCAAAGTGGAGGTGGTCATCAGCCCACCAGACACCCGTGAAGGCCACGAGAGCACCGATGAAATGAGCACCCCTCTGGTCCAGCAGTTCTGGAATGCCATGATGCACAACTATGGGGATGCAGACAATTACCAGAAGTCCGTCATAGAGGCTTTTAAAAACAGTGATGAACCTGAAATCCTGATTGTGGTGGACAAACTGCTCACGGGATTTGATGCCCCCAGAAATGCTGTCCTGTACCTCGACAAGAAGCTGAAAGAGCACAACATCTTGCAGGCCATTGCCCGTGTGAACCGCGTCTTTGAAAGCAAGGATTACGGTCTGGTGATTGATTACCGGGGCATCTTCGGTGACCTGACCGACGCCATGGACATGTATGCCGCTCTGGAACAGGAAGGCTTTGACCTTGAGGACATCGAGGGCACCATGGTGGATGTCTGGGAGGACATCCAGAAACTCCCAGAAGTGCATGCCAGCGTCTGGGCAGTCTTCAATGGCGTTCAGAACAAATCGGACCATGAAGCCATGCAGAGGCATCTGGAACCCGAGAACATTCGCGACGAGTTCTATGCTGCGTTGCGTTCATATGCCAGAGTGATGCAACTGGCTTTCGCCAATGGCCGTTTCATCGACAACACGCCACTGGCAGAACAACGCAGGTACAAAGACGACCTGAAATTCTTCCTGAACCTGCGCGTGGTGGTCAAACAGCGCTATGGTGAAGCTGTGGATTACTCCCGTTACGAGGTGCAGATCCGTAATCTGGTCCAGAAGCATGTGGGGGCAGATCAGGTGAAGGTGATCATGGAACCTGTGGACATCACCAGCACCGTAAAATTCGAGGCTGAGATTGACTCGATTCAGGGTGAGGCCGCCAAGGCAGATGCCATTGCAAGCCGCATCCGCCGCACCATCACGGTCAACATGGACGAGGACCCCACCTTTTACCGCCAGCTGTCCCAGATCATTCAGGACGTGATCGACGAACACCGCGCCAAGCGCCTCTCTGATCTCGAATACCTGCGAAGAATCCGTGAAGTGCTGGAGAAAGCCCAGAACAAAGTGCGCGATGACCTGCCTGTTTCCCTGGTTCAGCGTTCTGCTGCCCAGGCCTACTATGGCATCATCAAGGAAACCCTCAAGGACCTGCCCATCACCAACGACCAGAGTGCAGAGGTGGCATTACAGCTTGATGACATCATCCTCAGGCATCAGGTCATTGACTGGTACGCCAAAGAAGACGTGCAAAAAGCGATGAAAAACGACATGGAAGACTTTCTGGTCGGTTTCAAGAAACGCTCCAATGTCCCCATCAGCTTCACACTGATGGATGACATCATGGACCGTGTGATCCAGGTGGCCCGCAACAGAGCATGA
- a CDS encoding M48 family metallopeptidase, producing the protein MKFSKAERIIENITDHVQYGTLTLHYTLHYARRRTLAIHVETNGDVVVEAPEGVPLRKIRETVKAKGPWIQSQKREVTRLASPLPDREYVSGESYRYLGRQYRLKVMEADHNAVKLTRGILYLLVKNRENAALREQLMKDWYLQRAKKIFAERVQAVTPVANRAGIPEPSRLSVRRMTTRWGSCSKSGHVVLNTELVRAPKDCIDYVILHELCHLAIPRHNTDFYQLLTRVCPDWKSLRSKLNAIVELKL; encoded by the coding sequence ATGAAGTTCTCCAAGGCTGAACGCATCATCGAAAACATCACCGACCACGTGCAGTACGGGACCCTGACCCTGCACTACACCCTGCACTATGCCAGACGCAGAACCCTGGCCATCCATGTGGAAACCAATGGAGATGTGGTTGTGGAAGCCCCTGAAGGTGTCCCATTGCGTAAGATCCGTGAAACGGTCAAGGCAAAAGGTCCCTGGATTCAATCCCAGAAACGCGAAGTCACCAGACTGGCTTCTCCACTCCCAGACCGTGAATACGTCTCTGGGGAATCTTACCGTTATCTGGGCAGACAGTACCGCCTCAAAGTCATGGAGGCAGATCACAACGCAGTCAAACTGACCCGGGGCATCCTGTACCTGCTGGTCAAAAACCGAGAGAATGCTGCACTTCGAGAACAGTTGATGAAAGACTGGTATCTGCAACGGGCAAAAAAGATCTTTGCTGAAAGGGTGCAGGCTGTAACCCCTGTTGCAAATCGTGCAGGCATCCCAGAACCCTCACGCCTCTCCGTTCGCAGAATGACCACCCGCTGGGGCTCCTGTTCAAAGTCAGGCCATGTGGTCCTCAACACCGAACTGGTCCGTGCTCCAAAAGATTGCATTGATTATGTGATCCTGCACGAACTGTGCCATCTGGCCATTCCCAGACACAACACAGATTTTTACCAGCTCCTGACCCGAGTCTGCCCAGACTGGAAATCCCTGAGATCAAAACTCAATGCCATTGTCGAATTAAAACTCTAA